Proteins from a genomic interval of Nostoc sp. TCL240-02:
- a CDS encoding AarF/ABC1/UbiB kinase family protein: MEQGYSDKAYRWNREKYSSRRRFVDIWSFVLTLLFKLWLYNKSWSYPGGVSDVKQAARRKTQAVWIRNTLLDLGPTFIKVGQLFSTRADIFPGEYVEELAKLQDKVPAFSYEQVEATIEKELGKKIPELFQNFEPIPLAAASLGQVHKAVLHTGESVVVKVQRPGLKKLFEIDLQILKGITRYFQNHPKWGRGRDWLGIYEECCRILWEEIDYLNEGRNADTFRRNFRGYDWVNVPRVYWRYASSRVLTLEYLPGIKISQYEALEAAGLDRKAIARQGAQAYLLQLLNSGFFHADPHPGNIAISASGALIFYDFGMMGRIKSNVREGLMQTLFGIAQKDGDRVVQSLIDLGAIAPTDDMGPVRRSVQYMLDHFMDKPFENQSVAAISDDLYEIAYNQPFRFPATFTFVMRAFSTLEGVGKGLDPEFNFMEVAKPYAMQLMTDMNGSEGNTFINELSRQAAQVSSTAFGLPRRLEDTLEKLERGDMRLRVRSIETERLLRRQSSIQLSMSYALLISGFTLSATILVVSNHVWWALLPGLIALGISVILIRLLLRLDRYDRMY; encoded by the coding sequence ATGGAACAAGGTTATTCAGATAAAGCATACCGTTGGAATCGGGAAAAATACTCTAGCAGACGGCGTTTTGTGGACATTTGGTCTTTTGTCTTGACCTTATTGTTCAAACTTTGGCTATACAACAAATCTTGGAGTTATCCGGGTGGCGTGAGTGATGTAAAGCAAGCTGCAAGACGCAAAACCCAAGCGGTTTGGATTCGCAATACCCTGCTGGATTTAGGCCCAACCTTCATCAAAGTTGGGCAACTATTTTCTACCCGTGCTGATATCTTCCCTGGTGAATATGTAGAAGAACTAGCCAAATTACAAGACAAAGTACCGGCATTTAGCTATGAGCAAGTAGAAGCGACCATTGAGAAAGAATTAGGCAAAAAAATTCCTGAACTTTTCCAGAATTTTGAACCAATTCCCTTAGCTGCTGCTAGCTTGGGGCAAGTACACAAAGCTGTACTGCATACTGGGGAATCAGTTGTAGTCAAGGTGCAACGTCCTGGATTGAAGAAGTTATTTGAAATAGATTTACAAATTCTCAAGGGAATTACCCGCTACTTTCAAAACCATCCCAAATGGGGACGGGGAAGAGATTGGTTAGGTATTTATGAAGAATGTTGTCGCATTCTTTGGGAAGAAATTGATTATCTTAACGAAGGTCGTAACGCTGATACTTTTCGCCGTAACTTTCGCGGCTATGATTGGGTGAATGTCCCAAGAGTATACTGGCGTTATGCTAGTTCCAGAGTACTGACTTTAGAATATCTCCCTGGAATTAAAATTAGCCAATACGAAGCTTTAGAAGCAGCCGGTTTGGATCGAAAGGCGATCGCTCGTCAAGGCGCTCAAGCCTACTTACTACAGTTACTCAATAGTGGTTTTTTCCACGCCGATCCTCACCCAGGCAATATTGCTATTAGTGCAAGTGGGGCTTTAATATTCTACGATTTCGGCATGATGGGGCGAATTAAATCCAACGTGCGCGAAGGACTGATGCAAACGCTGTTTGGTATCGCTCAAAAAGATGGCGATCGCGTTGTGCAATCTCTGATCGATTTAGGCGCGATCGCCCCAACTGATGATATGGGCCCAGTGCGGCGTTCCGTCCAGTACATGCTGGATCATTTCATGGATAAGCCGTTTGAAAATCAGTCCGTGGCGGCAATCAGTGACGACCTTTATGAAATAGCTTATAATCAGCCATTTAGATTTCCAGCAACCTTCACTTTTGTGATGCGAGCCTTTTCTACCCTAGAAGGAGTAGGCAAAGGTTTAGATCCAGAGTTTAACTTTATGGAAGTTGCCAAACCTTATGCAATGCAGCTTATGACCGATATGAATGGTTCTGAGGGGAATACCTTTATTAATGAATTAAGTCGTCAAGCAGCTCAGGTAAGTAGTACTGCTTTTGGTCTACCACGTAGATTAGAGGATACGCTAGAAAAGCTAGAACGCGGAGATATGCGCCTCCGCGTTCGGTCTATAGAAACTGAACGGCTATTGCGGAGGCAGAGCAGTATTCAGCTCTCAATGAGCTATGCTCTGTTAATCAGTGGTTTCACACTTTCAGCTACGATCTTAGTGGTTAGCAATCATGTCTGGTGGGCACTGCTGCCTGGTTTAATAGCACTAGGGATTTCAGTGATCCTGATCCGACTACTTTTGCGCCTTGACCGTTACGATCGTATGTATTAA
- a CDS encoding DUF6825 family protein: MSNPLVQAFFVGRAVAEVVNERLEVALTDALSDLGKFDAEAREQLRQFTEEVLERANRSAEAANSDQATSSGQTSSDSGDLQADIDELRAEIALLRTELQHYRRTSA; encoded by the coding sequence ATGAGTAACCCACTAGTACAAGCTTTTTTCGTAGGCAGAGCAGTAGCCGAAGTAGTTAATGAGCGTTTAGAGGTCGCCTTGACCGACGCTTTGAGCGATTTGGGCAAATTTGATGCAGAAGCTAGAGAGCAGTTACGCCAGTTTACAGAAGAAGTCCTAGAGCGGGCAAATCGGTCAGCAGAAGCAGCTAATTCTGATCAAGCTACAAGTAGTGGACAAACCAGTTCTGATTCAGGTGACTTGCAAGCAGATATTGATGAATTACGAGCAGAAATTGCCCTATTGCGAACAGAATTGCAACATTATCGCAGAACTTCTGCATAA